One stretch of Bordetella avium DNA includes these proteins:
- the truB gene encoding tRNA pseudouridine(55) synthase TruB yields MAKRRGQPLDGVLLLDKPVGLSSNHALQRAKRTLDAAKAGHTGTLDPFATGLLLCCMGRATKISGAMLNADKTYRATLQFGEETDSGDLTGNIVARAPEDFPGVEEANLREVLSRFQGSIEQIPPMYSALKRDGKPLYEYARAGIELERPPRRVMIYRIELLSFTGHQAEIDVACSKGTYIRTLAQDIGRALGCYAHLFALRRTQVGPFSLDRAVTLDALQAMTDPKAALLALNELPAGLLPAT; encoded by the coding sequence ATGGCTAAACGACGCGGGCAGCCGCTCGACGGTGTGCTGTTGCTCGATAAACCTGTGGGTTTGTCGAGTAATCATGCGCTCCAGCGCGCCAAGCGCACCCTGGACGCTGCAAAAGCGGGCCATACCGGTACGCTGGACCCGTTCGCTACGGGTCTGCTTTTGTGCTGTATGGGCCGGGCGACCAAAATTTCCGGTGCGATGCTCAACGCCGACAAAACCTATCGGGCGACGCTGCAATTTGGCGAAGAAACCGATAGCGGTGATCTCACCGGCAATATCGTGGCGCGCGCGCCCGAAGATTTTCCTGGCGTGGAAGAAGCGAATCTGCGCGAAGTGCTGTCACGTTTCCAAGGCAGCATCGAGCAGATTCCGCCCATGTATTCCGCGCTCAAGCGTGATGGCAAACCGCTTTACGAGTATGCCCGCGCCGGTATCGAGTTGGAACGCCCGCCCCGGCGGGTCATGATTTATCGCATCGAACTGCTGTCGTTTACAGGGCACCAGGCGGAGATCGATGTGGCGTGCAGTAAAGGGACCTACATCCGTACGCTGGCCCAGGATATCGGGCGCGCGCTGGGATGCTATGCCCACCTGTTTGCCTTGCGGCGCACTCAGGTCGGCCCGTTTTCCCTGGACCGCGCGGTAACCCTGGATGCCCTGCAAGCGATGACCGATCCCAAGGCGGCCTTGCTTGCGCTCAATGAATTGCCGGCAGGTTTGCTACCTGCCACCTGA
- the rbfA gene encoding 30S ribosome-binding factor RbfA, which produces MSRHKSKSIPGRNLRLAEQIQKDLAGIIQREIDMTRAGLITLSGVELSADYAHAKVYFTVLGAEPDTAAALLNEKAGWLHSQLYKLLHIHTVPTLRFVHDPQLERGIEMSMLIDRANRGPHSGVPDEPEDQS; this is translated from the coding sequence ATGAGCCGTCACAAGTCCAAATCCATCCCCGGCCGCAATTTGCGGCTGGCCGAACAGATCCAGAAGGATCTGGCCGGGATCATTCAGCGCGAGATCGACATGACTCGCGCTGGCCTGATCACGCTATCGGGGGTGGAATTGTCGGCCGACTACGCGCATGCCAAGGTGTATTTCACGGTGTTGGGCGCTGAGCCTGACACCGCTGCCGCCTTGCTGAACGAAAAGGCTGGCTGGCTGCACTCGCAGCTTTATAAACTCCTGCATATTCATACGGTTCCCACGCTGCGTTTCGTGCACGATCCGCAACTGGAGCGCGGCATCGAAATGTCGATGCTGATCGATCGCGCCAATCGCGGTCCGCATTCCGGCGTGCCTGACGAGCCTGAAGACCAGTCCTGA
- the typA gene encoding translational GTPase TypA — protein sequence MTRALRNVAIIAHVDHGKTTLVDQLLRQSGTFREHQAVAERVMDSNDLEKERGITILAKNCAVEYEGTHINIVDTPGHADFGGEVERVLSMVDGVLLLVDAVEGPMPQTIFVTRKALALGLKPIVVVNKIDRPGARPDHVINATFELFDKLGATEEQLDFPVIYASGLSGYAGLTQDVREGDMRPLFEAILKHVPQRDDDPNAPLQMQIISLDYNSYVGKIGVGRVNRGRMRPGMDVAFRFGPEGQVQRGRINQVLKFSGLERVLVDEAEAGDIVLINGIEDLNIGTTVTEVATPEALPVLRIDEPTLTMNFMVNTSPLAGREGKFVTSRQLRDRLDRELKSNVALRVRDTGDDTVFEVSGRGELHLTILLETMRREGYELAVSRPRVVFKEVDGVKCEPFEALTVDVEDPHQGGVMEELGRRKGDLQDMQPDGRGRTRLEYIIPARGLIGFQNEFLTLTRGTGLMSHTFHEYAPVREGSIGERRNGVLISQDNGDAVAYALWKLQDRGRMFVSPGEPLYEGMIIGIHSRDNDLVVNPIKGKQLTNVRASGTDEAVRLVPPIQLTLEYAVEFIDDDELVEITPKSIRLRKRYLQEHERRRAARDGA from the coding sequence ATGACCCGCGCATTGCGCAACGTCGCCATCATCGCCCACGTGGACCACGGCAAGACGACCCTGGTCGACCAATTGCTGCGCCAATCCGGCACTTTCCGCGAACACCAGGCGGTTGCCGAACGGGTCATGGACTCGAACGATCTGGAAAAAGAACGCGGCATCACGATTCTGGCCAAGAACTGCGCCGTCGAATACGAAGGCACCCACATCAACATCGTCGATACCCCGGGACACGCTGACTTCGGTGGCGAAGTCGAGCGCGTGTTGTCGATGGTCGACGGCGTGCTGCTGCTGGTCGATGCCGTGGAAGGCCCGATGCCGCAGACCATTTTCGTGACCCGCAAGGCGCTGGCCTTGGGCCTCAAGCCCATTGTCGTGGTCAACAAGATCGACCGTCCGGGCGCTCGTCCCGATCACGTCATCAACGCGACCTTCGAATTGTTCGACAAGCTGGGCGCTACCGAAGAACAGCTCGATTTCCCGGTGATCTACGCATCGGGTCTGTCGGGTTATGCCGGTTTGACCCAGGACGTGCGCGAGGGCGATATGCGCCCCTTGTTCGAGGCCATTCTGAAGCACGTGCCGCAGCGTGATGATGATCCCAACGCGCCGCTGCAAATGCAGATCATCTCGCTGGATTACAACAGCTACGTCGGCAAGATCGGTGTGGGCCGCGTCAATCGTGGCCGCATGCGTCCCGGCATGGATGTCGCCTTCCGCTTTGGTCCTGAAGGCCAGGTGCAACGCGGCCGCATCAACCAGGTGTTGAAGTTCAGCGGTCTGGAGCGCGTGCTGGTTGACGAAGCCGAAGCCGGCGATATCGTTCTGATCAACGGCATCGAAGACCTGAACATCGGCACCACCGTCACCGAGGTTGCCACCCCGGAAGCCCTGCCGGTGTTGCGTATTGACGAACCCACTCTGACCATGAACTTCATGGTCAATACTTCGCCTCTGGCCGGTCGTGAAGGCAAGTTCGTGACGAGCCGCCAGCTGCGCGATCGTCTGGATCGTGAACTGAAGTCCAACGTGGCGCTGCGTGTGCGCGACACGGGTGATGACACGGTGTTTGAAGTGTCGGGCCGTGGCGAACTGCATCTGACGATTCTGCTGGAAACGATGCGCCGCGAAGGCTATGAGCTGGCCGTGTCGCGTCCGCGCGTGGTGTTCAAGGAAGTCGATGGCGTGAAGTGCGAGCCCTTCGAGGCCTTGACGGTTGACGTCGAAGACCCGCATCAGGGTGGCGTGATGGAAGAGCTGGGCCGCCGCAAGGGCGATCTGCAAGATATGCAGCCGGACGGCCGTGGCCGTACCCGCTTGGAATACATTATTCCGGCCCGTGGCCTGATTGGTTTCCAGAACGAATTCTTGACGCTCACCCGTGGCACGGGCCTGATGAGCCACACTTTCCACGAGTATGCCCCCGTGCGCGAAGGCTCGATCGGCGAGCGTCGCAATGGCGTGCTGATCAGCCAGGATAACGGCGACGCCGTGGCCTACGCGCTCTGGAAGCTGCAAGATCGCGGCCGTATGTTCGTGAGCCCCGGCGAGCCGCTGTATGAAGGCATGATCATTGGCATCCATAGCCGTGACAATGATCTGGTGGTTAACCCGATCAAGGGCAAGCAACTGACCAACGTGCGCGCCTCCGGCACCGACGAAGCCGTGCGCCTGGTTCCGCCCATCCAGCTCACCCTGGAGTACGCGGTGGAATTCATCGACGATGATGAACTGGTTGAGATCACGCCCAAGTCCATTCGTCTGCGTAAGCGTTATCTGCAAGAGCACGAGCGCCGCCGCGCCGCCCGTGATGGCGCATAA